In bacterium, the genomic stretch TTCTGTTGTTCTATTATCTTTTTTATCTCCTGATGTCCTATTTTTATTGCCTCTAAAAACTGCTCTTCAGAGAATTCTTTACCATCTCCTTCAATCATTAAAATTGTATCTTCTGTTCCGGAAATAACCATATTTATCAAACTATCTTTCATCTGTATGGACGTAGGATTAATAACATACTTATTATCTATAAGACCTACCCTTACTGCACCGATGGGACCAGAAAAGGGTATCTTTGAAACAGTAATAGCGGACGATACTGCAATCACAGCAGGAACATCTGGATTGTTTTCCATATCAGCAGAAACAACACTTACAATTATCTGGACTTCTTTTCTGTATCCCTTCGGGAAAAGAGGCCTGATAGACCTATCTATTAAACGGCTTACAAGGATTTCTCTTTCTGTTGGTTTTCCCTCCCTCTTAAAAAAACCACCAGGAATTTTTCCAATAGAAGAGATATATTCCCTGTAATCACAAACGAGAGGGAAAAAATCCACATCTTCACGAGGTTGTTTTGAACTCACCACTGTGGCGAGAATAACAGTATCACCTACACGAGCCCATATTGAACCATCACTCTGTTTGGCAACAAAACCACTTTCAAGGGACAAAATATTATCTCCGAAAGGAATTTCTATTTTTTTACCCATTATGTTTTCACTTCCTGATGTTTAATTTCTCGATAATCTCAAGATATTTGGAAGGGTTTTCCATCTGGAGATATCTAAGAAGTTTTCTTCTCTGTCCTATGAGTTTTAAAAAGCCACGTCTGGAGTTTGTATCCTTTTTAAATTTTTTGAAATGTTCATTAAGCGCTTCTATCCTTTTGGTAAGCAA encodes the following:
- the rpsO gene encoding 30S ribosomal protein S15, which produces MLETEVKKEIAKEFGRHPSDTGSPEVQIALLTKRIEALNEHFKKFKKDTNSRRGFLKLIGQRRKLLRYLQMENPSKYLEIIEKLNIRK